One window of the Magnolia sinica isolate HGM2019 chromosome 19, MsV1, whole genome shotgun sequence genome contains the following:
- the LOC131235666 gene encoding uncharacterized protein LOC131235666, translating into MGDRVGIGNAGHTGDWTDVRRKFPKAECRVFIGNLPFLASMEGIRARFGQFGALTNVFIPAFPASGRSKGFAFTNFKRREDVKTAIELLNGRFLGHRRMTVSAAINRPANRPTAAVRGSRIVPEATQGGQVIATPNAYGTALPPHCSDAAFQLPHLSPDPVSYCCSQQQVELQNLPNQASSFCHLLSQTSLACHQNVATHAITPCHQPSQPSPVNPSQLADPMPSSFE; encoded by the exons ATGGGGGATCGAGTTGGGATTGGCAACGCCGGTCACACTGGGGATTGGACGGATGTGCGGAGGAAATTCCCTAAAGCAGAATGCAGAGTATTCATCGGGAACCTTCCATTCTTGGCGTCAATGGAGGGCATTAGAGCTCGATTTGGTCAGTTCGGTGCCCTAACTAATGTCTTCATTCCGGCATTTCCAGCATCTGGCAGAAGCAAGGGATTTGCTTTCACAAATTTTAAAAGGCGGGAGGATGTAAAGACTGCGATCGAGCTCCTCAATGGAAGGTTCCTAGGGCACCGGCGAATGACAGTTAGTGCTGCTATCAACCGTCCTGCTAACAGGCCCACTGCAGCTGTTAGAGGAAGTAGG ATAGTGCCTGAGGCAACACAAGGTGGTCAAGTTATTGCTACCCCTAATGCGTATGGGACCGCTCTCCCACCTCACTGCTCAGATGCTGCCTTCCAGCTCCCTCATCTCAGCCCGGACCCAGTTTCTTATTGCTGTAGCCAGCAACAGGTGGAATTGCAGAACCTGCCCAATCAGGCTTCCTCTTTCTGCCATCTCCTATCCCAAACCTCCCTTGCCTGCCATCAGAACGTGGCCACTCATGCTATCACTCCCTGCCATCAGCCTTCCCAACCCTCCCCTGTCAACCCCTCTCAACTAGCTGACCCAATGCCTTCGTCTTTCGAGTAG